From Luteolibacter yonseiensis:
CTACCAGGACACGAACTCGGTGGGCAACGTCTACTTCGGCATGTATGGATTGTTCGTCGGGAAAACCCGCGAGCTTTTCTTCAACACCGCGATGCCGGACTTCGACCTCAAGACGACGAAGTTCTACATCCTCACGCGCTCCTTCGAGCACAAGTTCGTCCGCGAGGCCCGCGAGTTCGACACCATCACGGTCAAGATCCGCGTCTCGGACTTCAACCGCAAGTTCTGCACGCTGGAGCACCAGATCTTCGGCACGGACAACGAACTGCTGGGCAAGGGCAAGCAAAGCCTGCTCTTCGTCTCGGCGAAGGACTACAGCCTGCTGGACATCCCGTCCGAGGTGTATACCGCGTTCATGAAATACCTGTAATCCGCAATCATGGCCACCGGCAGCGACTTCACCTTTCCCGCGTTGGTCGGCCAGCTTCATGACCTGCTGGGAAACGTGGCGGGCGCGCCCACCCTAGAACAGATCCGCGAGGTCTGCGACGTCCTGTATTCCTCCAGCCTGCTGAAGGAGGAAGGCCGCGCCGTGCGGGCGCGGGTGATCCTCGCGCCACCGGAGGCCTTCGCCACGGCGGAAGGGCCGCCGGACGGGATCCATGCCGTGCGCTTCTCCGTGACCCATGCCCTCACGGCGAACGAGATCAAGCGGCTCAGCCCGGCGGCCAGCTTCTTCCACTCCGTCGTCGCCGTCTGGCCGGACCGCGACCGCGGGTTCCGCATCTGGGGAATCCTCAATACCGGGCCACGCTGGCTGAATCTCGTCGCCGGTGGCCGCAAGCCGCTCGGCAGCGAGATTTCCTACCCCATCATCCACGTGCGTGATCCGGGGTGGGTGCTTTTCTACAATGGCTACAACCTGATGGCCGAGTGGCGCGGGCGGGAATTCCACGGGCCCCGCATGGATGTCTTCCAGTCCCGGCTGCTGAACGAGCGTTTCGCGGGCCACCGCATCCGCCTGGTGGAGGAGCTGATGCAAGGCTGCCTGCCCGCCACGATGGAAAGCACCGCCTATGCGGACCTCGCCCACCTGATCTCGCTCCAGTTCGTCAAGCGCATCATCAACCTCGTCCGCACCAGCGGCCATGGTGGCAGCCTGCTCATCGTGCCCACCGCCAAGGAGGGATCGGACGTGGCGACGAGCTGGATCGATTGTAAATACTCCGCCGCGCCCGACATCGCGGGGCTCCGGTTCCGGCGGCTGTTGCAGTCGATCATCCGCCGTGTCGGCCAGCTCAGTCCCATGGGCTGCTCCACGGAAGAGGCGTGGGAGATTTTTCGGAACAGCAACGACCGCGAGCTGGACCGGCTGGAGGAGGCGTTTTTCGAGCTTGCCCGTCTTTTCTCCGACCTCATGCAGGTGGACGGCGCGCTGGTGCTCGACTCCGGACTCGGCATCGTCGGCTTCGGCGGGGAGATCCGCGTGGACCGGAACGTCCTGCACGTCGGCATGGCGCTCGATCTGGATGGCAGGAACGTGAAGCAGTGGAAGGTCCAGAGCGACGGCACGCGCCACCGCTCCGTCTACCGCCTGTGCTCGGTGGAGCCGGAGGTCATCGGCTTCGTCATCTCCCAGGACAGCCAGGTGCGGATGATCGCGAACGTGGACGACTCCGTGATCTTCTGGGCGCATACCATGATCTGAGCTGTGGCGGGCGCTTCCGCATGGCCGGGAACATGGAAACCGCGAGTTGCGCAATCGGAGACCGGATTAGAGCAAACTTGCAAAGCTCGGCCTCATCCGGGCCTGACTGGCAAAGCGGGTGTGTTGACATGCTTGAGGGCTATGGTCATGGTCCGCTACGCCTCGTCGGTGGCTTTATAATGCACTCGATATTTATTAAGTTATGGACCGCACCGTTTATATTACTGCGATCAGCTGCTTGATCATCGGAGCTTTTACAGGTCACATAGTGACCCGAATGCATCCGCTGAGGTTAATGCGGGACGGAACTGATGTCGTTCATGAACGAGCCTCTCTCACAAACAAGTTCGCAGGAAAATCTCCCGGCCCTCCATCAAATAGGGAAAATGTGACTGGAATCGGAGGCTTCTTTTTCCGTGCCAAGTCGTCCGGGGTCGACGACTGGTATGAGAAACATTTGGGAGTAAGGAAGGCCGGTAAGGAGTACGATGATGGGTCCTGGTGGCAAGATGAAGGGCCCACGGTTTTTGCGCCGGAATACGATGATGCTCAGGTGGGGGGACAGGAGCATTCATGGAGAATCAATTTTCGAGTGAAGGATCTCGATGCAATGGTAGCCCAACTCAGGGCGGCTGGCCTTTCCGTGAAAGTCGATGCGGAGAAGTATCCAAACGGGCGCTTCGCGCACCTTCGTGATCCAGATGGAAACAGCATAGAACTCTGGGAGGCGGCAGGAGCTGATTTGGTGAGGCAACGCAAAGAAATAGAATAGGGATACGCGGTGTGTTCCGGATCGTCGTGCTTTTTGTGACCTTCGTGGTTTCCGGGATAACCCGTTCGGATGATCGGGCATCTCTTGTGGGGGCGGGGTGGTTTGTTAGGCTGCGGAGTGATCCGTCGTTTCCTGTTCCAGACCCCAGTCATTCCCATCCTGCTCCTGACCCTCTGCCACGGCGCGGAAGAGGAGGGAAAGCGTTACAACATCTCGGATTTCGGCGCGGTTGGCGATGGCGCGACCCTCAACACCACCGCGATTCAGAAAGCCATCGACCAGGCGGCGCAGCAGGGCGGGGGGACGGTGGAGATCCCGGCGGGCAGTTTCCGCAGCGGATCGGTTTTCCTGAAAAAGGGGGTCGGACTCCACCTTGCAGAAAACGCGGTGCTGCTCGGTTCCACCGACATCGGGGATTATCCGAAGCGGGAGACGCGCATCGAGGGACATTTCGAGCCATGGCGCATGGCGTTGGTGAACGCTTGTGAAATGGACCGGGTGCGCATCACCGGGAAGGGCGTGCTGGATGGGAACGGCATCACCTACTGGGCGAAATTCTGGCAGCGCCGCCGGGAGAATCCCAAGTGCACCAATCTCGAGGTCGAGCGTCCGCGGCTGATGTTCATCGACCGTTGCACGGACGTGCGTGTCGAGGGCGTTTCGCTCAGGTATTCCGGGTTCTGGAATCTCCATCTCTACCGTTGCAGCGATGTGGTCATCGACGGGGTCAGCATCACCGCGCCCACCCGCCACACCTCCCACCGGAACTACATGACGGCGGAGATCCTCAAGGGAATGGAAAAGGAGGCGTCCGTGAGGAACCTGCCTCTCAAGGACAACATCCTCGGACCCAGCACGGATGGCATCGACATCGACAGCTCGCGGAAGGTGACCGTCCGGAACTGCTACATCTCCGTCAACGACGACAACATCGCCCTCAAGGGCAGCAAGGGTCCGCTGGCGGATCAGGACAAGGACAGTCCGCCGGTGGAGGATATCCTGGTGGAAAACTGCGAGTTCGGAGACGGCAACGGCATGATCACCTGCGGCAGCGAGGCGACGAAGGTGCGGAACGTGACCGTGAGGAACTGCCGGATCACGGGAGACGCGACCGTGCTCACCCTCAAGCTCCGGCCGGACACACCGCAGCATTACGAACACATCCTGATCGAGAACATCACGCTGGAGGGCGGTGCCGGACGGGTGCTGAACGTCGCGCCGTGGACACAGTTTTTCGACCTGAAAGGCCATGCCCCGCCCGCGCGGACGGTGAACGACGTCACGTTGCGGAACATCACCGGCTCATTCCACAACTTCGGATCGCTGGGAGGGAATCCCGGCGACACCTTGCGCGACATCACCTTGGAAAACATCAACCTGCGGCTGGCGGACGCGCGTTTCCAACCGAAGGACGTGCGGAATCTCACCGTCAGGAATGTCGTGTTCAACGGCGTGCCCCATGAAGCGGCGGGAAAACCCGGGGAGTGACCCCGCGGATCGAAAACACCATCGCCGGCAGGCGCGGCTTGGCAATCGCCCGGCGATCTTCTATTGAAAGCCGCCGCATGAAAACCACGCCATCCCGGATCCTGTCGTTTCTCCTCCTCGCATTGCCCGCCCCGGCCGCTGACCAGCCGTGGATCGCGCTTTTCAACGGGAGGAACCTGGACGGCTGGACCCCGAAAATCTGCGGCCACGCCACGGGCGAGAATTTCGCCGGCACTTTCTCGGTCGAGGACGGAATCCTGAAGGCTTCCTACGACCGCTACCCGAAGTTCAACGGGCAATACGGCCATCTTTTCACCAACATCGCCTACTCGCGCTATGTCCTGCGGCTGGAATACCGCTTCGCCGGGAAAATGATGGCGGACGCCCCGGACTACGTGAACCTGAACAGCGGTGTGATGATCCACGCGCAGTCCCCGCAGAGCATGGGGCTGGAACAGGGTTTCCCGGTGAGCATGGAAGTGCAGTTCCTCGCGGACGAAGGGAAGGGGAAACGTCCCACCGCCAATGTCTGCACTCCCGGCACCAATCTGGAATTGGACGGGAAGCTGGTGAGGCAGCACATCGTCGCATCCGCCGCGCCGACCTTCCCGGCGGAGGAATGGGTGAAGGTCGAGGTGGAGGTGCATGGCAGCGAACAGGTCATCCACCGGATCAACGGCAGCGAGGTCCTGCGCTACCAGCGTCCGCAGCTCGATCCGCGCGATGAACTGGCTCCGGCGACGGATCTCCTGAAACTCGGATCCGCGAAGATCCTCAGCCACGGCTACATCGCCCTGCAGGCGGAAGGCCAGCCGGTCTGGTTCCGGAACATTGAACTCAAATCCCTTGAGGACCAGTGATTCCAAAATACCGGACTGGACGAATGGCATAATCCCGGCTTTATTCAGTGCCGCAAATCCCTATGAGCCTCCTTTTCTTCAAGCGTGTTCTGGCGAATCCCATCCGTGTGGGCTATATCGTTCCAAGTTCCGGATTCCTGACCCGCAAGACCGCGAAGCGTATCGATTTCTCGAAACCGCGCGTCGTCGTGGAGCTGGGACCCGGCGAGGGCTGCCACACCCGCCAGATCGTGCGCCGGATGAACGCCGACTCACGGCTCATCCTCATCGAGCTCGACGAGCATTTCGCGGATCACTTGAAAAAGCAGTTCGCCCATGACAAGCGGGTCACCGTTGTCCAGGCGGATGCGCTGCATCTGGTGGAAACCCTTGAGAAGCTCGGTGTTTCCAATCCCGACTACATCTACTCCGGCATTCCCTTCACCATCATGGACCGGAACCTGCGCGAGCGCCTGCTAGCGAACATCGCGAATTCCATGGGACCCGAGACCGTCTTCATCACCTATCAGGTGTCGCTGATGATTTCAGAGCACGAGCTTTTCGACCTGTCCAGAAGCGAGC
This genomic window contains:
- a CDS encoding putative sensor domain DACNV-containing protein is translated as MATGSDFTFPALVGQLHDLLGNVAGAPTLEQIREVCDVLYSSSLLKEEGRAVRARVILAPPEAFATAEGPPDGIHAVRFSVTHALTANEIKRLSPAASFFHSVVAVWPDRDRGFRIWGILNTGPRWLNLVAGGRKPLGSEISYPIIHVRDPGWVLFYNGYNLMAEWRGREFHGPRMDVFQSRLLNERFAGHRIRLVEELMQGCLPATMESTAYADLAHLISLQFVKRIINLVRTSGHGGSLLIVPTAKEGSDVATSWIDCKYSAAPDIAGLRFRRLLQSIIRRVGQLSPMGCSTEEAWEIFRNSNDRELDRLEEAFFELARLFSDLMQVDGALVLDSGLGIVGFGGEIRVDRNVLHVGMALDLDGRNVKQWKVQSDGTRHRSVYRLCSVEPEVIGFVISQDSQVRMIANVDDSVIFWAHTMI
- a CDS encoding VOC family protein, whose product is MDRTVYITAISCLIIGAFTGHIVTRMHPLRLMRDGTDVVHERASLTNKFAGKSPGPPSNRENVTGIGGFFFRAKSSGVDDWYEKHLGVRKAGKEYDDGSWWQDEGPTVFAPEYDDAQVGGQEHSWRINFRVKDLDAMVAQLRAAGLSVKVDAEKYPNGRFAHLRDPDGNSIELWEAAGADLVRQRKEIE
- a CDS encoding glycoside hydrolase family 28 protein, which gives rise to MIGHLLWGRGGLLGCGVIRRFLFQTPVIPILLLTLCHGAEEEGKRYNISDFGAVGDGATLNTTAIQKAIDQAAQQGGGTVEIPAGSFRSGSVFLKKGVGLHLAENAVLLGSTDIGDYPKRETRIEGHFEPWRMALVNACEMDRVRITGKGVLDGNGITYWAKFWQRRRENPKCTNLEVERPRLMFIDRCTDVRVEGVSLRYSGFWNLHLYRCSDVVIDGVSITAPTRHTSHRNYMTAEILKGMEKEASVRNLPLKDNILGPSTDGIDIDSSRKVTVRNCYISVNDDNIALKGSKGPLADQDKDSPPVEDILVENCEFGDGNGMITCGSEATKVRNVTVRNCRITGDATVLTLKLRPDTPQHYEHILIENITLEGGAGRVLNVAPWTQFFDLKGHAPPARTVNDVTLRNITGSFHNFGSLGGNPGDTLRDITLENINLRLADARFQPKDVRNLTVRNVVFNGVPHEAAGKPGE
- a CDS encoding 3-keto-disaccharide hydrolase, with product MKTTPSRILSFLLLALPAPAADQPWIALFNGRNLDGWTPKICGHATGENFAGTFSVEDGILKASYDRYPKFNGQYGHLFTNIAYSRYVLRLEYRFAGKMMADAPDYVNLNSGVMIHAQSPQSMGLEQGFPVSMEVQFLADEGKGKRPTANVCTPGTNLELDGKLVRQHIVASAAPTFPAEEWVKVEVEVHGSEQVIHRINGSEVLRYQRPQLDPRDELAPATDLLKLGSAKILSHGYIALQAEGQPVWFRNIELKSLEDQ
- a CDS encoding class I SAM-dependent methyltransferase codes for the protein MSLLFFKRVLANPIRVGYIVPSSGFLTRKTAKRIDFSKPRVVVELGPGEGCHTRQIVRRMNADSRLILIELDEHFADHLKKQFAHDKRVTVVQADALHLVETLEKLGVSNPDYIYSGIPFTIMDRNLRERLLANIANSMGPETVFITYQVSLMISEHELFDLSRSEQCLFNVPPIKVLELKKALPA